The following are from one region of the Cyclopterus lumpus isolate fCycLum1 chromosome 21, fCycLum1.pri, whole genome shotgun sequence genome:
- the LOC117750519 gene encoding collagen alpha-3(IX) chain-like produces the protein MLTQLLLGWTALLSGLQPAVASGFLSSRGSRLSAPKCEVFFPPPPPPPVFPTVRRKAELTVDVTEHITGAKGEKGCRGPRGPKGLPGVTGPEAEPGTQGPMGEPGQKGEKGARGWRGLYGDAGTPGVMKGSKGHKGFRGDKGSRGRRGPGGEKGERGVAAAPGEKGGPGRWGDAGQRGEQGPRGGLGGRGTLGSKGSRGPAGGLGQLGPAGQSGLTGEPGLPGRVYVLPGRQGDAGTRGPSAKCSCSQVQTPQRLVDRVQTIFLADGERQMRRLRVENVMVLRTDRRALYIYSDSQWTDVLKDPAAFDTGGSALEQEP, from the exons atgcTGACTCAGCTGCTTCTGGGATGGACTGCCTTGCTCAGCGGCCTGCAGCCGGCTGTCGCCTCGG gatttCTATCTAGCAGAGGCAGCAGGTTGTCCGCTCCGAAATGTGAAgtcttcttccctcctccacctccaccgccCGTGTTTCCTACAGTCAGACGGAAAGCAGAGCTgacg GTCGATGTGACGGAACACATCACAGGAGCCAAAGGGGAAAAG ggcTGCAGAGGACCCAGAGGACCCAAG gggCTGCCTGGTGTGACGGGTCCGGAGGCGGAGCCTGGAACACAAGGACCGATGGGAGAGCCGGGTCAAAAG GGGGAGAAGGGGGCCCGAGGCTGGAGGGGCCTGTATGGAGACGCAGGAACCCCCGGTGTGATGAAG ggcAGTAAGGGACACAAGGGATTCAGG GGCGATAAAGGCtcgagaggaagacgaggaccCGGTGGAGAGAag GGCGAGCGGGGCGTCGCTGCAGCGCCGGGAGAGAAG GGAGGTCCGGGccggtggggggatgcagggcaGCGGGGGGAGCAGGGACCCAGAGGAGGGCTGGGAGGCAGAGGAACCCTG GGCTCGAAGGGATCTCGTGGACCTGCAGGGGGGCTGGGTCAGCTGGGTCCCGCGGGGCAGTCCGGTCTGACTGGAGAGCCTGGTCTACCTGGACGAG TGTACGTCCTACCGGGCCGGCAGGGAGACGCAGGAACCCGAGGTCCTTCAGCCAAATGCTCCTGTTCACAGGTTCAAACCCCACAGCGCTTGGTGGACAGAGTCCAGACG ATCTTCCTGGCAGACGGGGAGAGACAGATGAGGCGTCTGCGGGTGGAGAACGTGATGGTTCTGCGGACCGACAGAAGAGCTCTGTACATCTACTCTGACTCCCAGTGGACCGACGTGCTG AAGGACCCCGCTGCATTCGACACAGGcggaagtgcccttgagcaagaacCGTGA